The genomic interval AGTGAGTTGCCCGTACTTGCCATTCTGCTACCAGGTTTTACCTGAAGCTGCATCTGGGTCTATGAAACCAGCTCTTGTTCATTGAGGCTACGAGGAGTACGGGGCCATTGCCTGCCAGAAGCACCAAGTGCTGCCCCCAGAAATGCTTTGACACTTGGCCAACCAGGTCTCAGAATGGTGAATGTCATAACCTCTGCATTcagaaacaataaaaatatttgtaTTGTAAAAATTGTCTTAAAGTTTAAAGATAATTCGTGCTTAATattagaaaacatttttaaatgtaattgttttttaattaacatttaaatacataggttaattaattttttaaaaatttaaattacctGAAACTCCTTGGAAGCCAAATCTCTCCATTAATAGGAACTGAATCTGCACCAGACCTAACTTGGAGGTGAGAGGCATAGACTTGATTCAGGACAGACTGCAAAATAATAAATAAGCATTTATCAACCTTGTTTATTCCCATCACGCAAGATAAACATATATTTTTCATATCCTAGATTTTGCATGGATGCATTTCAGTTGTTTTTGGTTTGACCTCCTTTAGAATCGAGCTCGTCTATCAATGAAGCGCCGCCCACCCAGCAGGCGATTTAGAAGATCCGCCACTGATGCTGACTCTCCAGAAACGGAGCAGTCGGACAACTCTGCCAAGGAAGTGGAGCCCAAACAAAGGGGAGCAGCAGAGGAAGGAAATGATGAGGTTTTTACTGACCAGGTTCAAATTGATAATGGAGATGCCCACTCCTCAGCTGAGGGGGAGGCCCACTCTTCACCTCGCTCCTCGGCTGAGGGGGAGGCCCACTCTACACCTCGCTCCTCGGCTGAGGGGGAGGCCCACTCTACACCTCGCTCCTCGGCTGAGGGGGAGGCCCACTCTTCACCTCGCTCCTCGGCTGAGGGGGAGGCCCAGTCTACACCTCGCTCCTCGGCTGACCTTTCACCCGGAGAACCAGCACAAAAGATGCCCAGTGACCCCTTGTCTTCTCAAAGCCAGGAATCTGAAACATGTACTGCTAACCAAGATGAGTATGCCGAAGACAATAATATTGCTTCAAAGATGATTCTGGAATCTGCAGACAAGGACAATGAGAGCTCTGATAATATTGTTCATAACCCAGCAGGAAGTGAAACAGTTGTTACTGAGATGTCTAATCAAGAACTGAAAACTGAAGAAGTAAAGGCAACAGACAATGAGCAGCAGATTGTCAATGCAGAGGTAGGTGAAAGGGTTTTGTGAACCAAGTCACATCACTCCAATGTTTGTATTGATCAAGTTCTTAACTCACTAAGAATCTGTGCCAGCAACAATCCAAATCTTTTAGTTCAAGAACTCTTAGTACTGTTCTGATAGGGGGATTCCAAAAGGGGAACAGCAAATTCAGATCTTCAGCAAAAGTCTGAATATCTGACTTGGTGCAGGACAGCTGAATCTTCTAGGTTTTCTTGCAGTTCTTCAACTTTCATCAGAAAGGTTCATCCTTTTACTTTGGGTGTGCACTTTTTAGTAAATTTCCTGTCCTCTCTTAAGATTGAGATTCCCAGTATCttggagagttttttttattttaattgtaaatTAGAGAACAAAAGGCTATTAAAATCACCCCTTACTTTTATAGTCTAATCACATCATATTGGGCTGCTTTTATctcatttccatattttcttacaacagagaaagagg from Pristis pectinata isolate sPriPec2 chromosome 4, sPriPec2.1.pri, whole genome shotgun sequence carries:
- the LOC127569541 gene encoding capZ-interacting protein-like isoform X1, whose translation is MEEKPMSVAALASKFNHKTSDTLEKDEKCPRGPIRRKPPCSLPLYGNKNNVKTETDHNGDEKPPINEASRPPKLKLKNSSPLIEKLQATLLLSPTALVPGVGPKSPLKSSFSPFASPASTPESPGMHSLSSESDGSVVTIDQPREAEPLQSLHKNRARLSMKRRPPSRRFRRSATDADSPETEQSDNSAKEVEPKQRGAAEEGNDEVFTDQVQIDNGDAHSSAEGEAHSSPRSSAEGEAHSTPRSSAEGEAHSTPRSSAEGEAHSSPRSSAEGEAQSTPRSSADLSPGEPAQKMPSDPLSSQSQESETCTANQDEYAEDNNIASKMILESADKDNESSDNIVHNPAGSETVVTEMSNQELKTEEVKATDNEQQIVNAEEKPSEAIE
- the LOC127569541 gene encoding sialidase-like isoform X2; translation: MEEKPMSVAALASKFNHKTSDTLEKDEKCPRGPIRRKPPCSLPLYGNKNNVKTETDHNGDEKPPINEASRPPKLKLKNSSPLIEKLQNRARLSMKRRPPSRRFRRSATDADSPETEQSDNSAKEVEPKQRGAAEEGNDEVFTDQVQIDNGDAHSSAEGEAHSSPRSSAEGEAHSTPRSSAEGEAHSTPRSSAEGEAHSSPRSSAEGEAQSTPRSSADLSPGEPAQKMPSDPLSSQSQESETCTANQDEYAEDNNIASKMILESADKDNESSDNIVHNPAGSETVVTEMSNQELKTEEVKATDNEQQIVNAEEKPSEAIE